The Carassius carassius chromosome 32, fCarCar2.1, whole genome shotgun sequence DNA window ATGTCTTCACAGTGAATCTTGCTCTTGGACTTATGGCTAACGATCATGTGACATTCAGATAACCCTATCTCAGACACTGTATTGAAACCACAGAatcatttaactttttattagaCGATTTGccttcagtaatattttttttcgtACCACTGTTGCACGTAGAGTAAATCGGTGGGTCTTCTAGATGCTGATGTCTATGGCCCATCCATTCCAAAGTTAATGAACCTAAAAGGAAACCCCGAATTAACAGACAGTGAGTTTTGTGTCCACGTTTGCTTTGtaaccaaaatatattttggttaCAAAAAAATTAGTTTGTCATCTGATCCTATTTTCTTTATATTCAGAGAACTTCATGAGGCCACTTGTGAATTTTGGAATTCCTTGGTAACTACATGACTGATTTATAGTTGTAGTGCAGAAGTGTTATTTAAATAGACTGCTGTTCAAAAggttgtttatttgatcaaaattacagtaaaaatgtaatttaaattgtaaataatgttcagcatcattactccactcttcagtgtccttcagaaatcactctaatatgctgattttctgctcaagaaaaatttcttattattatgtttGTTGAAAACGAGATTTTAACATAAATGTCATAAATAGAagtattcaattatttttttttaaatctcacagacctcaaacttttgaatgttattttattttttatttttaatacaatgtTTAAAGTTTTACTTCTTGCTTCTCCGTCTTCTACAGTATGTCAATGGGCTTTCTGGTTGAAGAGGTTGCACCTATTGTGTGGAGGGGTCTGATGGTGATGTCAGCTATTGAGAAACTCATTAGACAGGTGTGCAATTTGGATTTGGAAATTGCTGTAGCTAATAGGATTTtgtaaataactatttttttttctcagctgtcCTCATCCAGCACAAGTTGATGTGATTTCTTCAGTAGAGTTCAATTTCCATCCATTGGCACATTTTGAATGATTGTGCAAGAATTATATTATCTACCCTGGTTTAATGTTAAATTGTGTCATTTTCTGCAGTAGAAAAAAATAATCCAATTTACTCAACATTGTTATTCCTTTCACTACTATAATGACTTTTTTATATGCAGGTAGATTGGGGGAATCTAGATTACCTTGTGATTGATATGCCTCCTGGAACTGGAGATGTCCAATTGTCTATTACTCAGAATATTCCTATAGCAGGTAAACAAACAAATGTTACAGCTGATTTATGGTCTGTATGCCTCTTTTTGGCATCGTTTACAATCTGAAAGAAGCATTCTACCTAATGCCAGTCACAACACGGCGCAATGGATTTTTCCATTTCAGATTGTCAGTGCTTGTATCAGGTTGGAGAATTGGATGCATTAATGTTGTCTAGTATTCagaacattcattttatttacagttcTTAAACATAATGCAAGTACATTTTGACTGGTTTATACACCAAACATCAAGCTTAGTTGTATAATTTCTGCTTTCAGGTGCTGTAATCGTGTCTACGCCTCAAGACATCGCCTTGCTAGATGCACGAAGAGGTGCCGAGATGTTCAGAAAGGTTAACGTTCCGGTAAAGGATTTGCTTTTGTATTAAAAAGCACTTCAGCTCGAACTTGTCATTAAATTATAGTGGAAAGTAATAGAGTTTAAGCAGGCTGGGTTCATGCTGATAGAGAACTATATTGAAGCAATATAAATGGcatttagtttatattttgtgttaattctgtgacagaattaaaatgaaatgaaaatacctgattttttttttcttattaaattaaaattatgtttaaggATGTGCTTTGTGCATTTAGGTTCTGGGTCTGGTTCAGAACATGAGTGTTTTCCAGTGTCCCAAGTGCAATCATCAAACACACATTTTTGGCTCAGATGGGGCTAAAGAGCTGGCTCAGACCCTTGGTGTTGAGATGCTTGGTAAGGCTATTCTGTATGAAATATTACATGATGACTGACTCTTTTAGCATTTAAgcacataaaaaacaacaacttgaaaTTGATCAAATGTAATGCATATTATGAGGTCAAAGGTTTTCTTCTCTCACTCCAGGAGACATTCCTCTTCATCTCAACATAAGAGAAACATCGGACAAGGGGCAGCCCGTGGTTGTGTCATCCCCTGATAGTCCAGAAGTAAGTGAATCATGTTAGATTCCTGTCTTCCTTTTATTGTTTTCCATTAGTTACTTACTGTAAGCCTTTCATGATCTTTGAGTGcaaaatctgcaaaatgttaattattttaccaaaacaaGAGGgaacatacaaaatgcatgtttttgtttatttagtactgacctgaataagatatttcacataaaggATGTTTACAGATAATCCACTAAGAGACTAATCAATCAGACAGAGACTGATTTTTAACAAACATTTATAGAACTGATCTGAAATAATTATATTAGTTTTCTAATATATTCATGCGTATTTGCTTGTTTTGCAGGCTGAGGCTTACAGAAGAGTTGCAGCAGCAGTAGTACGCCGACTAGCAGAGCATCTGAGATAAATGATGTCCACATTTAATGTAGTTTTACTGACCTGAGGAAAATCATTGTCTCCTACTTGTTTACCCTTTTAAATTGATAAGAAATACCTATTAGATTATTATAATGTATGTTCTTTATTAATTTACTGACATACAGTTCATGTTATTTATAGATGATTAAAAACAACCATCATTTTGGCAACAAGTAAGCTTTCATAATGAAAATAAGAACTCGTTGCATTTATGATCATATTATAATAATGTCCATTTCCATGTACAAATCTCAGATGTGGATCTTTTCCCACCAGAACAGACTGACacgttttttaaataataggAAATGGTTAAAAGGAAAGGTTTTTGGCAGCTCCAGTTAATGTGATTGATTTCACTTTTCACTTCCATGAAGATGTTCATTACAGATCTTGACCACTTGATGGCAGTGTATATATGTTTTTCATACATCTGATTGTACTTTGTGTGATTTAATTAGGTCTTCCTCTTTTGACAGTAACATGATTTAACTCTTCTGTTACTTGATTACATTTAATAAAGATAAACGGTCCAGGTCCAATAGGAAAAGTGGGATGAGAAAAACAGGGTCACTTCCTGCATATTTTCACAGCTCCCTTGACTCAGCTGAAACAGCCGTATTCAGTCCAGCCCTGTGTAACACTGACCAGACAGACCAGTCTGTGATTCATCACAGCAATGAAGCTTTTTTTGCTTTCTGTTACTCTCAATTGCTTAACTGTTCCCAGAAGACCGACCCAGGGGTTTCAGCTGTACAATGACCTCAGTTGAATTTGGACAGTTTCACATTTggtgatttttattttctctttgtttTCACGATAAAGAAAGCGTTATCATGATAACGTGTCTTGACTGATGTCATTGAGCGCAATGCTGTGACTCACACTCCCATAAGTGTGTGATTGAGGTATAAACAGCAAATAAACATCCATTCATTTTATAGATGTAGATTTCACCAAAATTCTGCCTGGGATTTTTGTCCCAGATAGGGAATTTCACAACTAATGGGAGAAGACCATTCATAAATCTGATCCTGGATCAGATGACCTCATGAAACCTTATCTGCTTGTGAGAGACTGCATATTCAGATTACTTGAGAAGCAACATGATTGAGCATGCTTCAGGTAATTCCCAGCTGGCAAGAAACAGATTTCTAAAACCGTGTCCTTGTGGCGTTCTCAGTGGCATTATAAATGCAGACTTTGCCCCATGTGGGAAATGTGGCTTATAGCTTCCACTTCCTAAGGCTAtggaagaaaaatcaataattaaatggGGTAGCTGTGCAGCCCAAGAGGACAGAGGGCAGTCTTATTTCTGTCATCTTTGATTCATGAGCAGATACTGGTAATAAGATAAGCTGAGGTGCAAACAAAAGACATTTAAGAGGAAATCGTTATAATGAATATTGCTCAAGAATGGTCTCTTCACTGTAAATCATAGTTGTGTAATGTAAAACAGCACAGTTTTTCTACCAGATCCTGATCAagtgatcattattattattgcaaatggcataaataattatttaactaTGTGTGGCAATATCTGCAAGTCGTCATGGTATTCAGTATTGGGGTTTTGCCCGTAAATTGGCTGAAGTGGTGATCTGCACATGTATAATAGacgatatatatgtataattgatTAAAATTATGTAAGGTACGTGCCTTCTGGGGCCGAGTTTTTTCAAAGCAGCTAAAGTATACTTACTGTTGGCATGTATAATAAATCTTCATTAATGCTATATCTTGAGATCTGATTCTGAGAAACATCCGAACACTTTcagaagaaaatgtgcaaaaactgGACCTTTAGGGGCATCCGAGCTTGCCTCTGTGGCTGTGCCTTAACTTTATACCTTAACCTTAGTATACCTTAAGAGTTTATtaccagggttattataattaaattaaaattatagttaatttaaaaccataaaaagcaAGTAAAcctgactgaaaaataaaaataagtttttattactAAAGATGATGAACACTAGACAACACAACAGAttcaaatattaatgaaaacGATAATAGAAGCTAACTTCTACACTGCatactacactgaaaaaaattttttttgaagatgtaaaaaaaaattgtattttaaatttcacatttaattgaaTGCTATTGCCATTTCTTTgaaattatttgtgaaaattaccagcaatttctaagtgaaaatgGTTTCAAACCATTTTTTTCAGCACCCCTCTAAATaatatgcatctttttttttttacacatcccTCCATGAAAGATATATCTTGCAAAGCTGTTAAAATTTACCATGTTGATCTTTGCtattttattggatttttttttggtCAGCTTAACTAAGGTAACAAACAACAACCCAATGAAGTTCCTTTCTAGACTCTCATAGGAAGCATGTATACTTGAATTCTGGAGATCTGTAAGTCTTACCCATTCAgcaattattgcattttaaaacctagctaaaaacagcatttttaagcTCCTGACTTTAAGATCAGAGAGATATTCTGACAATATGAAGCATGTGGCTGTAGTTATTTGCATGATATCTCTCTCCTGAAACCTCATCTGCAGACACCCGGAAACCCAGCCCTTCCCACAATCCCAAGCGTGGATCTATAACCATGGCAATGTAGCAGTGCTGCTGCTCAGGGtaaatagcagcagcagcagctggtTCCAATTGCACTGCAGCACaggggaacgagaggggggcgatGTCTATGTTGAGGTGCTTTAACGCTCTAGCATTGGCATTCTTTACAATAAACTTTGGGAGCATCTCTACAAGCAATATTAgctttataaaagtatattttagatAGTTGagcaagtatttatttaaaaaacaatgtgaGGAATAACCTTTCTGTATCAAACATTTACCTAAGCGTTTGGCtattttagattaaattaaatgcataggGATGACTGGCCTTATTTTGCACAATCAGGCTCCACACAAAGGGTTTGGTTTGGACACCAGGGCTTCTCAGCAAGACTCCAAGCACAGCTGACAGTGAATCTGCAGATCTGAGGGGTGTTGGAAggagatttgggggtggggggaaGGTAAATAattcatgatgtaaaaaaaaaaaaaaaagggagggcAAGATTTAAAGGAGGCACGGACAGACACATTATGAGGCCTGATGCTGAGTGTTTGATGTCCACACATGCAATTTGTGGGCACAAGCTGCACTAATGAACATTAGAATATTAATTAGTGCTATACTTTGCACACAGTCTGTGTTGGGGAAGCTCGGTCATTATAGAAGACAATTCTGTTATTAGGTATAATTGATAGCAAgacaacttttaaaatgttttacatttaaataaattggaaataaaataaaaatattatatgaaaaccATGtaaaccaactgaaatattttctaaaattactaaaactgaaataaaaatctttcaaaTGAAACCGatagaaatatttacaaaatttacaaaaatattaacaaaatgactaaaaccatatttaaatgtaaactgaaatataaaataaatgataataaatactataataggaAATAAATTATACTACAATAACACTCTTTTGAACCCAGAATGACAAgatcagattgtttttttttttttagagtttcaATGGATGGTTTTCAAATGAACATCCATTAGAGGAAGTGATGGCTGTACATGGCTGATGGCAGTAACATTTGAATGTCAAATTCAGACACAATCATGATACTGTGATGAAATTCACTTTCAGACCCACAGGCTTTTAGAGCCATTGTTCAACAAAACAGATCAGAtctagaatacaaaaaaaaataatgataaaaatagtaGTCAGACTATCTGATTTAGTTGTTAAGCGCAGCCTCAGAGAATCCTGAAAGTTTCACGGTTTTTAcagaaacattaagcagcacaactctttttttttttaaacattaataatagtataaaatgtttcttgaacagcagatcagcatattaggatgatttctgagggattgtgtgacactgaagactggacttgAAGATTCAGCTTTCTGAagattcagctttaccatcacaggaataaattattattttaaatacattcaaatagaaaacattctttaaattgtaatattatttcacaacagtttaacagtatttttgatcaaataaatgcagatgaaCATAAAAGACTTctctcaaaaacataaaaaatgctaTTGCCCTTTTTTGAGCTTCTGAATGGTATTTGCGGTATGAAAATATGTGAAGtatgaaaaataaacatgacCCATTTTTTGACCAACATGTAGGCTTCTTTGAGCACTTTAACAATATCATTGAGTGAAAATTAACTGAACAAAAATCCAACCTTCTTAAAATGAATACGTTTGTTTTGTGACTTTTCTTATTAATTATAGTAGTGCCAAATCTACCTGCAGTGATATGTTTaattccattttcttttttttacaattatgttGTTCACTACAtgatgatgacagtatttttatagACAAAACAATGATCTCAGACCCTAAGTGGTTGAACTGACCATTTGCATTTACAAAAGAAGAAACCTGACATTTGTATTACGTCCCGGGACAGGGAGTGTCTGGCCACTGCTCACAGATAGGAGTTGCCTTGGGAACAGATGCTCTCTAGACAATAGATTTGGTGAATCATTATATCAAACACAAACATATCAAATACAAGAAGCAGCGTGGGcacacctctctgtgtgtgtgtgtgtgtgtgtgtgtgtgtgtgagatccacATTCATTCCTTAATCAAACCAACCCATGTCTAGTTCTGCTGTTTAGTAGAAGGGGATTCTTCTGCCTTGCACAGACATTTATAAATACTGAAGGAGTATGTGTTCAAGAgcaatcataaaaaaaagaaattgttgaaAAATAAAGGAATCATAAATGTAGAATGGTAAAGCAAGGTGTGTGTCTGTTAAGaataatctaaatttaaataaactaagCTTGTAAGCACAAGAGAGTCTGTGCATATTCAAAAGGAAGGGGTCAGTTAATTTCAGTGCTAACTCAAACAGTAAACAGTGTACTATAAACATTTTCCTGGGTTCTctgggtacaaaaaaaaaaacaatgtactgCAGATGTTTGCTAAGTTCATTTTAGCATACAATCTCTTGCTAAATGAACACCAATGACTACCACTGACAATTCATTGATGATGATTGATGAAGTAAAGGTATGatgaacttttaatttaattttttgaatTTAACTTTAGACTTTTGCCAAATACATCCATAAGAATAAATAACGTGCAAACAGGATAAGACCGGCCTTACTACAGTGTTTTCTGTATCAGCTGAGCCTTCATACAAACAGACCAGaggcctgtttcataaaacaagttcaCCAAATATGGTTTATTTCAGTAAGCCTGACTTATTGTCAGTTCATTTGGTTCAGAATAAGTCAGAGTAACTGAAATAATCCCGGCTTATTTGGACTTGTTATTatttaacttgttttatgaaacagtcCCCAGATCAACAGAGCCTTAACTTCCAGCTTTAAACGACTCATTTTAAATAAAGTCATATAACACATTTCACAATTTATatacaaatcatttattaaaaatatcacttttatacaatatatatatacaatttcaaTCAGTGAATCTCAATCCAAAAAGGCTactacatagatagatagatagatagatagatagatagatagatagatagatagatagatagatagatagataggaagagaGTTATTGTTGATACAAATAGATGACTTTTTAATAGATTATTCCTTGATTACCTATCTGCTATAATAGCAACAGATTAAATTAAGATATCAAAAATCAGAAAGTTCCGCGGTGAGCGAATTGGAAAAGTTagtggggagagagagagtgagagagagagagagagtgagagagtgagagagtgagaaagagagaaaaagagagagagagagagtctctcCGTCGCCATTACTGACTGGAATGAGAGGAGAGGGGAGGGATGCCTCTCCGATTACACGCATACCACTTTTACTGCTAGAAAACACTGAAAACAACCACTTTGTGGAAATTTCGCCGATTATTCCAACCGCTCACTGGAAACGCGGCAAAACAGGGATCTGTTTCGGTATCGCATTCGCAGAAATTCAAGGAAATAGTTGGAATGCCTCCTCCTGTCTGTGGTGTCTGGAGCTGGGAGCGACCATGTTAGGTAGGGGAATGTACACGGACTGTGTGACTGTCCAGCATGCTTTTTGTCGTTTGCTTTTCTGAATTTGGTTTAATGTGTGATTTTATTTAGGCGATAGTTGCGTATCTTTATGTAAATGCACAGATTTGTCTGTTTCTCCTACAGCGCGTTTTGTCGGTGTCACACTTAACTAGCTCTGGCTAACTGGGCAGCTAGCAAGCAAAGGAATCATCTAATGCCTTGTTAGAGGCAAGGCCCTCGTCGATGCGAATACAAATAAGCATATTAACACAAATCTCCGTGGTATTTAATGCAAGAGTGTATGCGTATTGATTGTCATGTTTTTAAACTATTCTGATGTGAATTCAGTTCCTCGGATTCGGAGTGGACGCTTGTGGGTTATGTGAAGTAAATGATGCACATTCTTGTCAATTTGGAAGCCACATTTAGCAGTAATTCTGTCGACTATCGTTAGTTGTGGGAACCGTCGCTTCAAAGCGCTCCTTCTCACCTTCAGCAGATGCTTCTGTCTGCTTTACATCCTCGCTCAGAAACATACAGCCCACCGTAGTTAAGAAACGAGTCTCGACACTGATGTCCTGTGTTTCCGTGATTTAACGCCCGTGAAGTCCAGTCGTTGATGTCCCATAACTGCGGTAGTTATTTGTGACATCCTCCGTACAAAATGAcatttctgccatcatttactccagGGTTTCCACGGTCATGGAAGAACTGAAAAAATCTGAGATTGAGaatgataaaaagtgttttttacttcccgatattaatacatttttaaactgaatatGAGTTTGTTTTAGTTATGTTAAAATCTGCGATAATTCATCATATAGGCTAGGTATTGATTTTGTGTAGAGTGATTCGGTTTGGTTGTTCTTTTGAGTCGGTTCTTTTCAATGAATCGGTCAAACCGGTTCACGAAATGTTTGAAAGATTCATTAGCAAGATGTGAATCTTAATGTCCTTATACAGCAATGATAAATG harbors:
- the nubpl gene encoding iron-sulfur protein NUBPL, producing the protein MVKLHDSYKRLLQIYTLSSNIIGTPRLASRFVPAHQNRHEIRVKTSGAGERSLQERQRQHMARGLPKQKPIAGVKEVLVVASGKGGVGKSTTAVNLALGLMANDHSKSVGLLDADVYGPSIPKLMNLKGNPELTDKNFMRPLVNFGIPCMSMGFLVEEVAPIVWRGLMVMSAIEKLIRQVDWGNLDYLVIDMPPGTGDVQLSITQNIPIAGAVIVSTPQDIALLDARRGAEMFRKVNVPVLGLVQNMSVFQCPKCNHQTHIFGSDGAKELAQTLGVEMLGDIPLHLNIRETSDKGQPVVVSSPDSPEAEAYRRVAAAVVRRLAEHLR